The following proteins are encoded in a genomic region of Devosia lucknowensis:
- a CDS encoding epoxide hydrolase family protein: MNRRTFTQSLFASALLGGIGKSALAEETTAMSTPSPFTIAISDAQLADLKDRLERTRWPDEPADAGWALGTNLDYMRSLTRYWIDEYDWRQAEQRLNALGNFKVELDGVELHFVHRRSTNPDAVPLLLLHGWPDSFFRYHRVIDELSRDFHVVVPSIPGTGFSGRTALPMDQVADLFARLMSETLGYGRFIAAGGDGGSIISMSLAQRHPDRLLGYHVTDVGYPDQNTDFAALTPPEQAYAGAIQQWFFAHGAFNLIHATKPQSLAFAMHDSPVGLAAWIMSFMAGMGLGQDADLRFGRDELITNIMIYWLTETAASSFRIYSQNMMQPPTITGINSAVPVAVATEVPIPGGVRLPREWAERQTGGNVVQFTDMEKAGHFAAWEDPDVFIGDIRAFAARLR, from the coding sequence ATGAACCGCCGCACCTTTACCCAGTCGCTGTTCGCCTCAGCCCTGCTTGGTGGCATCGGAAAATCCGCGCTCGCAGAGGAGACCACAGCCATGAGCACGCCCAGCCCGTTCACCATTGCCATATCAGACGCCCAGCTTGCCGACCTCAAGGATCGGCTCGAGCGCACCCGCTGGCCCGATGAGCCCGCCGATGCCGGCTGGGCCCTGGGCACCAATCTCGACTACATGCGGAGCCTCACCCGTTACTGGATCGACGAATACGACTGGCGACAGGCCGAGCAGCGGCTCAATGCGCTGGGCAATTTCAAGGTCGAACTCGACGGCGTGGAGCTCCACTTCGTCCACCGCCGCTCGACCAATCCCGATGCCGTCCCGCTGCTGCTTCTTCACGGCTGGCCGGATTCGTTTTTCCGCTATCACCGCGTCATCGACGAACTGTCCCGCGACTTTCACGTCGTCGTCCCGTCCATCCCCGGCACCGGCTTTTCCGGCCGCACGGCCCTGCCCATGGACCAGGTCGCAGACCTCTTCGCCCGTCTCATGAGCGAAACGCTCGGTTACGGCCGCTTCATTGCCGCCGGCGGCGATGGCGGCTCCATCATTTCCATGTCGCTGGCCCAGCGTCACCCCGACCGTCTGCTCGGCTATCACGTCACCGATGTCGGCTACCCAGACCAGAACACCGATTTTGCTGCACTGACCCCGCCCGAACAGGCCTATGCCGGCGCCATCCAGCAATGGTTCTTCGCCCACGGCGCCTTCAACCTCATCCATGCCACCAAGCCGCAGAGCCTGGCCTTCGCCATGCACGATTCGCCCGTCGGCCTCGCCGCCTGGATCATGAGCTTCATGGCCGGCATGGGCCTCGGCCAGGATGCCGACCTCCGTTTCGGTCGCGACGAGCTCATCACCAACATCATGATCTACTGGCTCACCGAAACCGCCGCGTCCTCGTTCCGCATCTACAGCCAGAACATGATGCAGCCGCCCACCATCACCGGGATCAACTCTGCAGTACCGGTCGCCGTGGCCACCGAAGTGCCGATTCCCGGGGGCGTCCGGCTCCCGCGCGAGTGGGCGGAACGGCAGACGGGCGGCAACGTCGTCCAGTTTACCGACATGGAAAAGGCCGGTCACTTCGCGGCTTGGGAAGACCCTGACGTCTTCATCGGCGATATCCGTGCCTTCGCCGCGCGCCTGCGCTGA
- a CDS encoding helix-turn-helix domain-containing protein, giving the protein MSQKHTGRASPHPWIDTVWQTVCLADGIYRATPDGSWDLLLSVSPEGDPIVFLTGQATEPVDVPYLAGEHSVVISFAAHVYLATESAVRTGAAIRMLPVEDDQFELDGVRLPLPAFADAEGLVDRMIAAGLLKSDDLVAKAFSDRPKAASKRSVQQHFRRTTGITQKDFQMIRRAQEAVRRIKAGEAPAAVAVDLGYTDQPHMIKSIKTIMGHLPSDLELVHKI; this is encoded by the coding sequence ATGAGCCAGAAGCATACCGGGCGGGCTTCGCCGCATCCGTGGATCGATACGGTCTGGCAGACAGTATGCCTCGCCGACGGCATCTATCGCGCGACGCCTGATGGGTCCTGGGACCTGTTGCTCAGCGTCTCGCCGGAGGGTGACCCGATCGTCTTTCTCACCGGGCAGGCGACCGAGCCGGTGGATGTGCCTTATCTCGCGGGCGAGCATTCGGTGGTGATCTCGTTTGCCGCTCATGTGTATCTGGCGACCGAGAGCGCGGTGCGGACCGGGGCCGCGATCCGGATGCTGCCGGTCGAGGACGACCAGTTCGAACTCGATGGGGTGAGATTGCCACTGCCTGCCTTCGCGGATGCCGAGGGTCTGGTCGACCGGATGATCGCGGCCGGGCTGCTCAAGTCCGATGACCTCGTCGCCAAGGCGTTTTCCGACCGGCCCAAAGCGGCCTCGAAACGCTCGGTGCAGCAGCATTTCAGGCGGACGACGGGGATTACACAGAAGGATTTCCAGATGATCCGGCGTGCCCAGGAGGCGGTGCGGCGCATCAAGGCCGGCGAAGCGCCGGCCGCGGTCGCGGTCGACCTGGGCTATACCGACCAGCCGCATATGATCAAATCGATCAAGACCATCATGGGGCACCTGCCGTCGGACCTGGAGCTGGTGCACAAGATTTAG